From Serratia fonticola:
CTCTGCCAGCTCTTTAGCACGGACACAGTAAGGACAGCCCGGACGCCCGAAGATTACAGCAAACATGTAACACTCCTAGTCTGTTATTAATAATTAACCGTATTGTAACGACATTCCTTCCGTCATAAAAAGACTTCAGTTGCGCTATCACTCACGTCATGGCGCTTACTATGCCCGTTGGTGGAGCTAAAAAAAAGCAGGATCTGCCTCTTGGTTTGATTTATAGAACCGATTAATCAACTAGGGCTGTTGCTGTGATGGCGAATTTACTACACTGGACACAGTGAGTCTGGAGAAAAAAATATGCGTTCATTCGGTGACTTACCGCGTTCTGTGCTGGTGCTTGAAGGATTGGGCATGGTGCTGTTGATACTCTCTTATCTGAGTATTCATGACTACGTGCGCTTGCCGGGTATACTGGCTTCGCAACAGGCGGCGGTTGGCATGATCTTTCTTGGCGTCTTCATGATGGTTCCGGCAGCCGCGTTTTTGGTCTGGCGCGTAGTTCAAGGGTTCGGCCCGCTACTGCGCGGTGGCCAGCCGCCGCAGAACGATCGGCGTACCCCGCCGAAAGATAAACAAGACCAGGGACCGCAAGACTAAACGCGGCTATGGGGAATGCCTGCCAATGCAGGTGATCAACGCCTTTAGGGGTGACGAGTGAAAATTGCCATTCTTTCACGCGATGGTTCGCTGTACTCATGTAAAAGACTGCGTGAGGCTGCAGAGCAGCGTGGGCACCGTATCGATGTTATCGATCCGCAGTCTTGTTATATGAATATCAACCCGGCGGCACCTAGCATTCATTATCGTGGCCGCCAGTTGGAACGTTACGATGCCGTGATCCCGCGTATCGGTTCTGCTATTACGTTTTATGGCACTGCCGTGCTGCGCCAGTTTGAACTGCTCGGCAGCTATCCGCTCAATGAATCTGTAGCCATTACCCGCGCCCGTGACAAGCTGCGTTCGCTGCAACTGCTGGCGCGCCAGGGGATTGATCTGCCCATTACCGGCTTTGCGCATTCGCCGGATGACACCGGTGATTTGATCGAACTGGTGGGTGGCGCACCGCTGGTGGTGAAGCTGGTTGAAGGGACACAGGGGATCGGCGTGGTATTGGCCGAAACTCGTCAGGCGGCGGAGAGCGTGATCGACGCCTTTCGTGGCCTGAATGCCCATATCCTGGTGCAGGAGTATATCCGCGAAGCCAACGGCTGTGACATTCGCTGCCTGGTCGTTGGCGGCAGGGTAGTTGCCGCGATTGAACGCCAGGCAAAGCCTGGGGAGTTTCGGTCGAACCTGCACCGTGGTGGCACGGCTCGTAAAGTGCATATCACCGGCAAGGAACGCGCAACCGCGATCAAGGCCGTGGAGACGCTGGGGCTGGATGTTGCCGGGGTTGATATCCTACGTGCCGATCGTGGCCCGCTGGTGATGGAAGTGAATGCATCGCCGGGGTTGGAAGGCGTTGAAACCACCACCGGATTGGATATTGCAGGCATGATGATCGAGTACATTGAGCAACAAGCCCGGCCTGGCTTTCGTCTGAAATCTGGCGGATGATAAATTGCGCTTTCCTCTGTCGCGCCAAGCGTGTACGGGGGATCGCAGGTGCGGATAGGTTGTGCGATGTTGTCGTATTAGTGAATTAAGCGGCTTTGATCGTGGCATCTCGATTGAATATTCCGTAAGCTATGCGCCTTTTCATGTCATTGAACCCTGTGAGGCTGGTAATTTATGGATTCACTCATCGTCCCCGATTTGGCGTTATTACGACGTTGGTTGGATCAGTTGGGGATCTCGTTTTTTGAATGTGACTCTTGCCAGGCGCTACACCTGCCGCACATGCAAAACTTTGACGGCGTATTCGATGCCAAGCTCGATCTGGTGGACAATGTGATCCTGTTTTCCGCGCTGGCCGAAGTCAAGCCAACCGCACTGATCCCGCTGGTGGCCGATCTCAGTCAAATCAATGCCAGCTCGCTGACCATCAAGGCCTTTGTTGATATTCAAGACGATAACTTGCCAAAGCTGATT
This genomic window contains:
- a CDS encoding YbjC family protein, whose translation is MRSFGDLPRSVLVLEGLGMVLLILSYLSIHDYVRLPGILASQQAAVGMIFLGVFMMVPAAAFLVWRVVQGFGPLLRGGQPPQNDRRTPPKDKQDQGPQD
- a CDS encoding YbjN domain-containing protein codes for the protein MDSLIVPDLALLRRWLDQLGISFFECDSCQALHLPHMQNFDGVFDAKLDLVDNVILFSALAEVKPTALIPLVADLSQINASSLTIKAFVDIQDDNLPKLIVCQSLSIAVGVAYEQFAHFMQQGEEQISMVILEARANDLLFMGDEEDNPATVASQPMLH
- the rimK gene encoding 30S ribosomal protein S6--L-glutamate ligase, producing the protein MKIAILSRDGSLYSCKRLREAAEQRGHRIDVIDPQSCYMNINPAAPSIHYRGRQLERYDAVIPRIGSAITFYGTAVLRQFELLGSYPLNESVAITRARDKLRSLQLLARQGIDLPITGFAHSPDDTGDLIELVGGAPLVVKLVEGTQGIGVVLAETRQAAESVIDAFRGLNAHILVQEYIREANGCDIRCLVVGGRVVAAIERQAKPGEFRSNLHRGGTARKVHITGKERATAIKAVETLGLDVAGVDILRADRGPLVMEVNASPGLEGVETTTGLDIAGMMIEYIEQQARPGFRLKSGG